In Prescottella soli, a genomic segment contains:
- a CDS encoding LON peptidase substrate-binding domain-containing protein, whose product MTVMPMFPLGSAVLPGERLPLHVFEPRYQALVRDCLSATEGPVFGTVLIARGHEVGGDDVRNDIGTAVRIVSHVGIGDGRWALDCVGEERIRVRHWLGDDPYPCAEVEPWPVGAQGRVSDGQLQHLTDKITELYIVLTRVRELRDTPPPAPPRMFDVLEQPGDHLYALASWVPMGAADKFAVLAAETADDRHRAVADAIDNAREIAEFRLSGRR is encoded by the coding sequence ATGACCGTTATGCCGATGTTCCCCCTCGGCTCCGCAGTGCTGCCCGGGGAACGGCTTCCGCTGCACGTGTTCGAGCCCCGCTACCAGGCGCTGGTGCGCGACTGCCTGAGCGCGACCGAGGGCCCGGTGTTCGGCACCGTCCTCATCGCGCGCGGCCACGAGGTGGGCGGCGACGACGTCCGGAACGACATCGGCACCGCGGTGCGCATCGTCTCCCACGTCGGCATCGGCGACGGCCGGTGGGCGTTGGACTGCGTCGGCGAGGAACGGATCCGGGTGCGGCACTGGCTCGGCGACGACCCGTACCCGTGCGCGGAGGTGGAGCCGTGGCCGGTGGGCGCACAGGGCCGCGTCTCCGACGGCCAGCTCCAGCACCTCACCGACAAGATCACCGAGCTGTACATCGTGCTGACCCGCGTTCGCGAACTGCGGGACACGCCGCCGCCCGCGCCGCCCCGCATGTTCGACGTGCTCGAGCAGCCCGGCGACCACCTCTACGCGCTGGCGTCGTGGGTGCCGATGGGCGCCGCGGACAAGTTCGCGGTGCTGGCCGCGGAGACCGCGGACGACCGCCACCGCGCCGTGGCCGACGCGATCGACAACGCCCGCGAGATCGCCGAATTCCGACTTTCGGGACGCCGGTGA
- a CDS encoding DUF309 domain-containing protein: MADRDRDTLGKPRNARPRDRLGRPLEWGEEGFPTMPDDLNLEPSEAITEAQRLLDHDLPFHAHEVLESAWKKAPHEERGLWQGLAQLAVAVTHQMRGNPAGAVSLLRQGRHRIVPYEDNPPHALDITGLVAWADHLIVELDRDTPPDTVPVPRLRMP, encoded by the coding sequence ATGGCCGACCGCGATCGGGACACCCTCGGGAAGCCGCGCAACGCCCGGCCCCGGGATCGCCTGGGTCGGCCGCTGGAGTGGGGCGAGGAAGGGTTTCCGACGATGCCCGACGACCTGAACCTGGAGCCGAGCGAGGCGATCACCGAGGCGCAACGCCTGCTCGACCACGACCTGCCGTTCCACGCGCACGAGGTCCTCGAATCCGCGTGGAAGAAGGCGCCGCACGAGGAACGCGGGCTGTGGCAGGGCCTGGCCCAGCTGGCGGTCGCGGTCACGCACCAGATGCGCGGCAACCCGGCGGGCGCGGTGTCGCTGCTGCGCCAGGGCCGGCACCGCATCGTCCCCTACGAGGACAACCCGCCGCACGCGCTCGACATCACGGGCCTGGTCGCGTGGGCCGACCATCTGATCGTCGAACTGGATCGCGACACCCCGCCCGACACGGTGCCGGTTCCCCGTCTCCGGATGCCCTGA
- a CDS encoding mycofactocin-coupled SDR family oxidoreductase — MALLENKVAFITGAARGQGRNHAVRFAREGADIVALDVCAPVSDDVGYPAATPEDLEETARLVRAEGREIVTAIGDVRDQTALQAAVDAGVERFGRLDVVVANAGISTWNRFWEMPEEQWTTMIDINLNGVWRTLKAAVPAMIDGGRGGSIIVVSSAAGLKASPGTANYTSAKHGLVGLTKTAAIELGEFGIRVNSIHPGAVDTPMGQDANVGKILMQYPRYLDNYKWPLAGLDKCSVDDVSEAVLYLASDRSRTVTGSQMVLDLGITSI; from the coding sequence ATGGCACTGCTCGAGAACAAGGTCGCCTTCATCACCGGCGCGGCGCGCGGACAGGGACGCAACCACGCGGTGCGCTTCGCCCGCGAGGGCGCGGACATCGTCGCACTCGACGTCTGCGCGCCGGTGTCCGACGACGTCGGCTACCCGGCGGCGACGCCCGAGGACCTCGAGGAGACCGCGCGCCTGGTGCGCGCCGAGGGCCGCGAGATCGTCACCGCGATCGGCGACGTGCGCGACCAGACGGCGCTGCAGGCCGCCGTCGACGCCGGGGTGGAGCGCTTCGGCCGCCTCGACGTCGTGGTCGCCAACGCTGGCATCTCGACGTGGAACCGCTTCTGGGAGATGCCCGAGGAGCAGTGGACCACGATGATCGACATCAACCTCAACGGCGTGTGGCGCACCCTCAAGGCGGCGGTGCCCGCGATGATCGACGGCGGCCGCGGCGGCTCCATCATCGTCGTCAGCTCGGCCGCCGGCCTCAAGGCCAGCCCCGGCACGGCCAACTACACCTCCGCCAAGCACGGTCTGGTGGGCCTGACGAAGACCGCGGCGATCGAGTTGGGCGAGTTCGGGATTCGCGTCAACTCGATCCACCCGGGCGCGGTGGACACCCCGATGGGCCAGGACGCCAACGTCGGCAAGATCCTCATGCAGTACCCGCGTTACCTCGACAACTACAAGTGGCCGCTCGCCGGGCTGGACAAGTGCAGCGTCGACGACGTCTCCGAGGCGGTGCTCTACCTCGCCAGCGACCGGTCGCGCACCGTCACCGGATCGCAGATGGTGCTGGACCTGGGCATCACGTCCATCTGA